A genomic region of Janthinobacterium lividum contains the following coding sequences:
- a CDS encoding CHASE domain-containing protein, producing MSHWLGPRALAALVLALCLGLTYGAWRNADDASEQQVQADFDFRVRELVGNIVGRMQTYIQVLHGVQGLYASSQEVTRREFHAYLAVQQVDRHFPGIHGIGYLPLLSGAALARHEASVRADGYPGYAVRPHGQRDWHAPITYLEPLSESNLLAFGYDIGSESVRRAALEQARDTGQAAMTGKIHLVQDGGSARAHGFLVVLPVYDNGLPHASVEQRRTALRAWVFAPFRMGDLMAGVGGEGARQLDLEIYDGAQLAEAALMYDSLPGALSSVASDSLVSQQAITIAGHAWTLRMRAMPGFDGELLARPRLVAWTGLLASIGLALATWLLAAGRARAQAALARSSELTGQLEQGQASVLAMAEAAQRSQAMLRSILDSTIDGILVDNTDGRIFTSNRRFRDLWQVPDALDWQADGAALVRHVESQLEQAAPFLGARAHAPHGHRERRDVLHLRDGRVVEQYVRSMQLGNEQARLWTFRDISERSQMERREHTRRQVLEMLATGAPLERVLESVVLSVQADHPAMLCSILLLDESRHRLVLGAAPSLPAFFNLASHGHDLDTLQGVHGIAAQAVRDGQRVIVGDLHADAQETMELAWRAQLQSCWAEPVRGGSGKLLGVLMAYHRQPTLPGAAHLARLSEAAHLAGMAIEQAQVALALRAGEARFRSLYDHAPVALWEQDWSAVRAALDAFEQAGVRDLGAHFQANPDALRQLAGLVRIIDANGAALAQVRANEDDQRRGALGLAQNFDDSALPRFGDALLALAGGAHLYECESSFVRLDGAARQNELSLLVMPGHADSLDFVMVSSLDITERKRMNAELLQLATTDFLTGLPNRRHFMASLENEHARLQRELASCASVLMLDIDHFKRVNDEYGHAVGDAVLRHLGALMCQALRKVDVPGRVGGEEFAILLPGTDLSAAAVFAERLRRRVAESSLTIDGGIVITVTVSIGMAAMAGTDADCDAVLARADEALYRAKRGGRNRIEQNDGGSDGVLSKFMAQ from the coding sequence GTGTCGCACTGGCTGGGACCGCGCGCGTTGGCCGCGCTGGTGCTGGCGCTGTGCCTGGGATTGACGTATGGCGCCTGGCGCAATGCCGACGACGCCAGCGAACAGCAGGTGCAGGCCGATTTCGATTTCCGCGTGCGCGAACTGGTGGGCAACATCGTCGGCCGCATGCAGACCTACATCCAGGTGCTGCACGGGGTGCAGGGCCTGTATGCCAGTTCGCAGGAAGTCACGCGCCGCGAATTCCACGCCTATCTGGCGGTGCAGCAAGTGGACCGCCACTTTCCCGGTATTCATGGCATCGGCTACCTGCCGCTGCTGTCCGGCGCCGCCCTGGCGCGGCATGAGGCCAGCGTGCGCGCGGACGGCTATCCCGGCTATGCCGTGCGTCCGCACGGCCAGCGCGATTGGCATGCGCCCATCACCTATCTGGAACCTTTGAGCGAGAGCAACCTGCTGGCCTTCGGCTATGACATCGGGTCCGAATCCGTGCGCCGGGCCGCGCTGGAACAGGCGCGCGACACGGGGCAAGCCGCGATGACGGGCAAGATCCACCTGGTGCAGGATGGCGGCAGCGCCCGGGCGCATGGCTTCCTGGTCGTATTGCCCGTGTATGACAATGGCTTGCCGCACGCCAGCGTGGAGCAGCGGCGCACCGCCTTGCGCGCCTGGGTGTTTGCGCCGTTCCGCATGGGGGATCTGATGGCGGGCGTGGGCGGCGAGGGCGCGCGCCAGCTGGATCTGGAAATCTATGATGGCGCGCAACTGGCCGAGGCGGCCCTGATGTATGACAGCTTGCCGGGCGCCTTGTCGTCTGTCGCCTCGGACAGCCTGGTGTCGCAGCAGGCGATCACCATCGCCGGCCATGCCTGGACCTTGCGCATGCGCGCCATGCCGGGCTTTGATGGCGAACTGCTGGCGCGGCCCCGCCTGGTGGCCTGGACCGGCTTGCTGGCCAGCATCGGGCTGGCGCTGGCCACCTGGCTGCTGGCGGCGGGCCGCGCCCGCGCCCAGGCGGCGCTGGCGCGCTCGAGCGAACTGACTGGCCAGCTGGAGCAGGGGCAGGCGAGCGTGCTGGCCATGGCCGAGGCGGCGCAGCGCAGCCAGGCCATGCTGCGCAGCATCCTCGATTCGACCATCGACGGCATTCTGGTCGACAATACCGATGGCCGCATCTTCACGTCGAACCGGCGCTTCCGCGACCTGTGGCAAGTGCCCGACGCGCTCGACTGGCAAGCCGATGGCGCGGCGCTGGTGCGCCATGTGGAAAGCCAGCTGGAGCAGGCGGCGCCGTTCCTTGGGGCACGCGCCCACGCGCCGCATGGCCACCGCGAGCGGCGCGACGTGCTGCACTTGCGCGATGGACGGGTGGTCGAGCAATATGTGCGCAGCATGCAACTGGGCAATGAACAGGCGCGCCTGTGGACCTTCCGCGATATCAGCGAGCGCAGCCAGATGGAGCGGCGCGAACATACGCGGCGGCAAGTGCTGGAAATGCTGGCCACGGGCGCGCCGCTGGAACGGGTGCTGGAAAGCGTGGTGCTGAGCGTGCAAGCGGACCATCCCGCCATGCTGTGCAGCATCTTGCTGCTCGATGAAAGCCGCCACCGCCTGGTGCTGGGCGCTGCGCCGAGCTTGCCTGCGTTTTTCAACCTGGCCAGCCATGGCCATGACCTCGACACCCTGCAGGGCGTGCATGGCATCGCCGCGCAAGCCGTGCGCGACGGCCAGCGCGTGATCGTCGGCGACCTGCATGCCGATGCGCAGGAAACGATGGAACTGGCGTGGCGGGCCCAGCTGCAATCGTGCTGGGCCGAGCCCGTGCGTGGCGGCTCGGGCAAGCTGCTCGGTGTGCTGATGGCGTATCACCGCCAGCCGACGCTGCCGGGCGCGGCGCATCTGGCGCGGCTGAGCGAGGCGGCGCACCTGGCCGGCATGGCCATCGAACAGGCGCAAGTGGCGCTGGCCCTGCGCGCCGGCGAAGCGCGTTTCCGCAGCCTGTACGACCATGCGCCCGTGGCCCTGTGGGAACAGGACTGGTCGGCCGTGCGCGCCGCGCTCGATGCCTTCGAACAAGCGGGCGTGCGTGACTTGGGCGCCCACTTCCAGGCCAATCCGGACGCGCTGCGGCAACTGGCGGGGCTGGTGCGCATCATCGATGCGAACGGCGCCGCCCTGGCGCAGGTGCGCGCCAACGAGGACGATCAGCGCCGCGGTGCGCTGGGCCTGGCGCAGAATTTCGACGACAGCGCCTTGCCCCGTTTCGGCGACGCGCTGCTGGCGCTGGCTGGCGGCGCCCACCTGTACGAGTGCGAGAGCAGCTTCGTGCGTCTCGATGGCGCGGCGCGGCAAAATGAATTGAGTTTGCTGGTGATGCCCGGCCATGCGGACAGCCTCGATTTCGTCATGGTGTCCTCGCTCGATATCACCGAGCGCAAGCGCATGAACGCGGAACTGCTGCAACTGGCCACCACGGATTTCCTGACCGGTTTGCCGAACCGGCGCCACTTCATGGCGTCACTGGAAAACGAGCATGCCCGTTTGCAGCGCGAGCTGGCCAGCTGCGCCAGCGTGCTGATGCTCGACATCGATCACTTCAAGCGCGTCAACGACGAGTATGGCCACGCCGTGGGCGATGCCGTGCTGCGCCACCTGGGCGCGCTGATGTGCCAGGCGCTGCGCAAGGTCGACGTGCCGGGCCGCGTGGGCGGCGAAGAATTCGCCATCCTGCTGCCCGGCACCGACCTGTCGGCAGCGGCCGTGTTTGCCGAACGGCTGCGCCGGCGCGTGGCGGAAAGTTCGCTGACCATCGATGGCGGCATTGTGATCACCGTCACGGTGAGTATCGGCATGGCCGCCATGGCCGGCACCGATGCCGATTGCGACGCCGTGCTGGCGCGCGCCGACGAGGCGCTGTACCGGGCCAAGCGAGGCGGGCGCAACCGCATCGAGCAGAATGACGGCGGCAGCGACGGCGTGCTCAGCAAGTTCATGGCGCAATGA
- a CDS encoding PEP-CTERM sorting domain-containing protein yields the protein MKILTTLALATLTVAAGTASAVPTFTAGGTALAGEGLVTSVAGATTINFNDGLLPSNYTGAVFTSNHPSYAAQPPNDLTAFYSVGVSDGQITPGTATFSGGLSYFGFYMGSPDTYNSIVFTMGDSSTVILTGSQMAALGGVSPNGDQSVGLYINAWAGEGAKFTSVAFHSPNTNAFESDNHAYIAAVPEPGTYAMLLAGLGLLGFMLRRKAS from the coding sequence ATGAAAATCTTGACTACGCTGGCCCTGGCCACGCTGACGGTCGCCGCAGGTACCGCAAGCGCCGTCCCCACCTTCACTGCCGGCGGCACGGCACTGGCAGGGGAAGGCCTTGTCACCTCGGTCGCAGGCGCCACGACGATCAACTTCAACGATGGCTTACTACCAAGCAACTACACGGGTGCCGTGTTTACCAGCAACCACCCCAGCTATGCCGCGCAACCGCCGAATGACTTGACGGCCTTCTATTCCGTCGGCGTCTCGGATGGCCAGATCACGCCAGGCACGGCCACCTTCAGTGGCGGACTCAGCTATTTTGGCTTTTACATGGGATCGCCCGACACGTACAACAGCATCGTCTTCACCATGGGCGACAGCAGCACAGTCATTCTGACCGGTTCGCAAATGGCCGCCCTGGGCGGCGTCAGCCCGAATGGCGACCAGTCCGTCGGCCTGTATATCAACGCCTGGGCTGGCGAAGGAGCGAAATTCACCTCGGTCGCCTTCCATTCGCCGAACACGAACGCGTTTGAAAGCGACAACCACGCCTACATCGCCGCCGTGCCGGAACCGGGAACATACGCCATGCTGCTGGCCGGTCTGGGCCTGCTGGGTTTCATGCTGCGCCGCAAAGCGTCATAA
- a CDS encoding efflux RND transporter permease subunit: MFERLIRFAIDQRWLVMLAVAAMAGLGIYSYQKLPIDAVPDITNVQVQINTQSAGYSPLETEQRVTFPIETAMAGLPNLEQTRSLSRYGLSQVTVIFKDGTDIYFARQMINERLQEAKESLPAGITPKMGPVSTGLGEIYLWTVETQDGAKKPDGTPYTPTDLREIQDWIIKPQLRNVTGVTEINAIGGYAKQYQVAPYPEKLAAYGISLQDVVTALERNNSNVGAGYIERQGEQLLIRAPGQVASKDDIGNIVVANVQGVAIRIRDVADVVLGRELRTGAATENGREVVLGTVFMLIGQNSRAVSQAVDKKMLEINRSLPKGVHAVTVYDRTVLVDKAINTVKKNLLEGAVLVIAILFLFLGNIRAAVITAMVIPLAMLFTFTGMVQYHVSANLMSLGALDFGIIIDGAVVIVENCVRRLAHAQQKLGRPLTLQERFHEVFAASQEARRPLLYGQLIIMVVYLPIFALTGVEGRMFTPMALTVVIALLGAMLLSITFIPAAVALFIGNKVAEKENAIMRAAKRWYAPLLDKVMRNTPVVLTGAAVAVVLSGLLATRMGSEFVPSLNEGDIAIQALRIPGTSLTQSLAMQQQLERKLMANHKEIARVFARTGTAEIASDPMPPNISDGYIMLKPRDQWPQPGKSREQLLAEIEATATSLPGNNYEFSQPIQLRFNELISGVRSDVAVKLFGDDMGVLDGTAAKIAGVLGKIPGATEVKVEQTTGLPMLTVQIDREQTARYGLNIADVQAAIATAIGGQEAGTLFQGDRRFDIVVRLPDSLRSDLEQLKRLPIALPLGAAAEGRARFIPLGEVASLQVAPGPNQISREDGKRRIVISANVRGRDIGSFVADATQQLQAQVAIPAGYWTSWGGQFEQLQSATKRLELVVPVALALVFVLLFAMFGNVKDGLLVFSGIPFALTGGIVALWLRGIPMSISAAVGFIALSGVAVLNGLVMIAYIRQLREQGMPLQEAIRVGAITRLRPVLMTALVASLGFVPMAIATGTGAEVQRPLATVVIGGILSSTALTLLVLPLLYRLAYAARGRSDERASA, encoded by the coding sequence ATGTTTGAACGCTTGATCCGCTTCGCCATCGACCAGCGCTGGCTGGTGATGCTGGCCGTGGCCGCCATGGCTGGCCTGGGCATCTACAGCTATCAAAAGCTGCCCATCGACGCCGTGCCCGACATCACCAATGTGCAGGTGCAAATCAATACCCAGTCCGCCGGCTATTCGCCGCTGGAAACCGAGCAGCGCGTGACGTTCCCCATCGAGACGGCCATGGCCGGCTTGCCCAACCTGGAACAGACGCGTTCGCTGTCGCGCTATGGCCTGTCGCAAGTCACCGTGATCTTCAAGGATGGCACGGACATTTATTTTGCGCGCCAGATGATCAACGAGCGCTTGCAGGAAGCCAAGGAAAGTCTGCCCGCCGGCATCACGCCGAAGATGGGGCCCGTCTCCACGGGCCTCGGCGAAATCTACCTGTGGACGGTGGAAACGCAGGACGGCGCGAAAAAGCCCGATGGCACGCCTTACACGCCGACGGACTTGCGCGAAATCCAGGACTGGATCATCAAGCCGCAGTTGCGCAATGTCACGGGTGTCACGGAAATCAATGCCATCGGCGGTTACGCCAAGCAATACCAGGTGGCGCCGTATCCGGAAAAACTGGCCGCCTACGGCATCAGCCTGCAAGACGTGGTGACGGCGCTCGAGCGCAACAACAGCAATGTGGGCGCCGGCTACATCGAAAGGCAGGGCGAGCAGCTGCTGATACGCGCGCCGGGCCAGGTGGCGTCCAAGGACGACATCGGCAACATCGTCGTCGCCAATGTGCAGGGCGTGGCGATCCGCATCCGCGACGTGGCCGACGTGGTGCTGGGGCGCGAGCTGCGCACGGGCGCGGCCACGGAAAACGGCCGTGAAGTGGTGCTCGGCACGGTCTTCATGCTGATCGGCCAGAACAGCCGCGCCGTCTCGCAAGCCGTCGACAAGAAGATGCTGGAGATCAACCGCAGCCTGCCGAAAGGCGTGCACGCCGTCACCGTGTATGACCGCACGGTGCTCGTCGACAAGGCGATCAATACGGTGAAGAAAAACCTGCTCGAAGGCGCCGTGCTGGTGATCGCCATCCTGTTCCTGTTCCTGGGAAATATCCGCGCGGCCGTCATCACGGCCATGGTGATTCCGCTGGCCATGCTGTTCACGTTTACGGGCATGGTGCAATACCATGTGAGCGCCAATCTGATGAGCCTGGGCGCGCTGGACTTCGGCATCATCATCGATGGCGCCGTGGTGATCGTGGAAAACTGCGTGCGCCGCCTGGCCCATGCTCAGCAGAAACTGGGACGGCCGTTGACCTTGCAGGAACGTTTTCACGAAGTGTTTGCAGCATCGCAAGAAGCGCGACGCCCCCTGCTGTATGGCCAGCTGATCATCATGGTCGTGTACCTGCCCATCTTCGCCCTCACGGGCGTGGAAGGCCGCATGTTTACGCCGATGGCCCTGACGGTCGTCATCGCCTTGCTGGGCGCCATGCTGCTGTCGATCACCTTCATCCCGGCCGCCGTGGCGCTGTTTATCGGCAACAAGGTGGCGGAAAAGGAAAACGCCATCATGCGCGCGGCCAAGCGCTGGTATGCGCCGCTGCTGGACAAGGTGATGCGCAACACGCCCGTCGTGCTGACGGGCGCGGCCGTGGCCGTCGTGCTGTCGGGTTTGCTGGCCACGCGCATGGGCAGCGAATTCGTGCCCAGCCTGAACGAGGGCGACATCGCCATCCAGGCCCTGCGCATCCCCGGCACCAGCCTGACGCAATCGCTGGCCATGCAGCAGCAGCTGGAACGCAAGCTGATGGCAAACCACAAGGAAATCGCGCGCGTGTTCGCCCGCACGGGAACGGCCGAGATCGCGTCCGACCCCATGCCGCCGAATATTTCCGACGGCTACATCATGCTCAAGCCCCGCGACCAGTGGCCGCAACCCGGGAAATCGCGCGAGCAATTGTTGGCGGAAATCGAAGCGACGGCCACCAGCTTGCCGGGCAACAACTACGAGTTTTCGCAGCCGATCCAGCTGCGCTTCAATGAACTGATTTCCGGCGTGCGCAGCGACGTGGCCGTCAAACTGTTCGGCGACGACATGGGCGTGCTCGACGGCACGGCGGCGAAGATCGCCGGCGTGCTGGGCAAGATACCGGGCGCGACAGAGGTAAAAGTCGAGCAGACCACGGGGCTGCCCATGCTGACGGTGCAGATCGACCGCGAGCAGACGGCCCGCTACGGCCTCAACATTGCCGACGTGCAGGCGGCAATTGCCACGGCCATCGGCGGGCAAGAGGCGGGCACCCTGTTCCAGGGCGACCGCCGCTTCGACATCGTCGTGCGCCTGCCCGACAGCCTGCGCAGCGACCTGGAGCAGCTCAAACGCCTGCCCATCGCCCTGCCCCTGGGCGCGGCGGCGGAAGGCCGCGCGCGCTTCATCCCGCTCGGCGAAGTGGCCAGCCTGCAAGTGGCGCCGGGGCCGAACCAGATCAGCCGCGAAGACGGCAAGCGCCGCATCGTCATCAGCGCCAACGTGCGCGGGCGCGACATCGGCTCGTTCGTGGCCGACGCCACGCAGCAGCTGCAAGCGCAGGTGGCCATTCCCGCCGGCTACTGGACCAGCTGGGGCGGCCAGTTCGAGCAATTGCAGTCGGCCACGAAACGCCTGGAGCTGGTGGTGCCGGTGGCGCTGGCCCTCGTCTTCGTCTTGCTGTTCGCCATGTTCGGCAATGTGAAGGATGGCTTGCTCGTGTTCAGCGGCATCCCGTTCGCCTTGACGGGCGGCATCGTCGCCCTGTGGCTGCGCGGCATTCCCATGTCGATCTCGGCCGCAGTCGGCTTCATCGCCCTGTCCGGCGTGGCCGTGCTGAACGGCCTGGTGATGATCGCCTATATCCGCCAGTTGCGCGAACAGGGCATGCCCTTGCAGGAGGCGATACGCGTAGGGGCCATCACGCGCTTGCGGCCCGTGCTGATGACGGCGCTGGTGGCCTCGCTGGGTTTCGTGCCGATGGCCATTGCCACGGGCACGGGCGCTGAAGTGCAGCGTCCGCTGGCCACCGTGGTGATCGGCGGCATTTTATCTTCGACGGCATTGACCCTGCTGGTGCTGCCGCTGCTGTACCGGCTGGCGTATGCCGCAAGAGGTAGGTCGGATGAGCGCGCAAGCGCGTAA
- a CDS encoding efflux RND transporter periplasmic adaptor subunit — protein MNITLNKKQAIAIVSIAAAGIVLAILILGTGKSSAPPAPAVKAEAHAEKKDEHGHDEVEGKLELTAAQSKAAGVVIATAAPGRIKTTVALPGEIRFNEDRTAHVVPRLAGVVEAVHADLGQLVKKGQVLAVIASTELSEQRSALLSAQRRLSLARSTYEREEKLWREKISAEQDYLQAQQAWREAEIAVQNAQQKLSALGASGAGTGASKGPLNRYDIRAPFDGMVLEKHITLGEAVKEDANIFVISDLSTVWAEIAVPAKDLATVRMGGKAEVKASAFDASAQGTITYVGALLGEQTRTAKARISLQNPDMAWRPGLFVTVEVVSGEADAPVTVHSTAIQTVEDKPVVFVQVKDGYQATPVVLGRSDGTLTHIKQGLAAGTPYAAQGSFVLKSELGKDSAGHEH, from the coding sequence ATGAACATCACATTGAACAAGAAACAGGCGATCGCCATCGTCTCCATCGCCGCCGCCGGCATCGTGCTGGCCATCCTCATCCTCGGCACGGGCAAGTCCAGCGCTCCTCCTGCCCCTGCCGTCAAGGCGGAAGCACATGCTGAAAAGAAAGACGAACACGGCCACGATGAAGTGGAAGGCAAGCTGGAATTGACGGCGGCCCAAAGCAAGGCAGCCGGCGTCGTCATCGCGACGGCCGCGCCCGGCCGCATCAAGACGACGGTCGCCCTGCCCGGCGAAATCCGTTTCAATGAAGACCGCACGGCCCACGTCGTGCCCCGTCTGGCCGGCGTGGTGGAAGCCGTGCACGCCGACCTGGGCCAGCTGGTCAAAAAGGGGCAAGTGCTGGCCGTCATCGCCAGCACGGAACTGTCGGAACAGCGCAGCGCACTGCTGTCGGCGCAGCGGCGGCTGTCGCTGGCCCGTTCCACGTATGAGCGCGAAGAAAAACTGTGGCGCGAGAAAATCTCGGCCGAACAGGATTACCTGCAGGCGCAGCAAGCGTGGCGCGAGGCGGAAATCGCCGTGCAGAACGCGCAGCAAAAGCTCAGCGCGCTGGGCGCCAGCGGCGCCGGGACCGGGGCCAGCAAGGGTCCGCTGAACCGCTACGACATCCGCGCGCCGTTCGACGGCATGGTGCTGGAAAAACACATCACCCTGGGCGAGGCCGTCAAGGAAGACGCGAACATCTTCGTCATTTCCGACCTGTCGACCGTGTGGGCGGAAATCGCCGTGCCGGCGAAAGACCTGGCCACCGTGCGCATGGGAGGCAAGGCGGAAGTGAAAGCGTCCGCCTTCGATGCCAGCGCGCAAGGCACGATCACCTATGTGGGCGCGCTGCTGGGCGAGCAGACGCGCACGGCCAAGGCACGCATCAGCTTGCAGAACCCGGACATGGCCTGGCGCCCGGGCCTCTTCGTCACGGTGGAAGTGGTCTCCGGCGAAGCGGACGCGCCCGTCACCGTGCACAGCACGGCCATCCAGACGGTGGAAGACAAGCCCGTCGTCTTCGTGCAGGTGAAAGATGGCTACCAGGCCACGCCCGTCGTGCTGGGCCGCAGCGATGGCACCTTGACGCACATCAAGCAGGGGCTTGCCGCCGGCACGCCGTACGCGGCGCAAGGCAGTTTTGTCCTGAAGTCCGAGCTGGGCAAGGACTCCGCCGGCCACGAACACTGA
- a CDS encoding TolC family protein, producing MYRSIYLLLLSAGLLAGNFVHAQAPQETAGPLTLPAALLLAEGGNATLSAARHELAAQGGALQQARALPNPELQTVLEDTRRATRSTTVQLNQLIELGGKRGARAAVAQRGADLAQAGLSLQQAETRAAVTSAFVDVLAAQEGLRLADSAQALAARASDITARRVTAGKASPVEETRARVAEASVRLELNLARSTLASARKRLAALWGNATPRFSVAEGRLETVPELPPASELAARLEQAPAVRQAHSALAQRQAMLDVEQRRATPDVTLSIGMKRSEELGRNQAIIGLALPLPLFDRNAGNKLDALRRSDKASDELAAARIAVQTAVAAASERLATARLDVESLRQDILPGAQSAYDAASKGFEFGKFAFLDVLDAQRTLLQAKNQYLRALTEAQHAAADIERLLGTPAPL from the coding sequence ATGTACCGATCCATCTATCTGTTATTACTCTCCGCTGGCCTGCTGGCTGGCAACTTTGTCCATGCGCAAGCTCCACAGGAGACTGCCGGCCCCCTGACCTTGCCTGCCGCGCTGCTGCTGGCCGAGGGCGGCAACGCCACTTTGTCCGCTGCCCGCCATGAACTGGCGGCGCAAGGGGGCGCCCTGCAACAGGCGCGCGCCCTGCCCAATCCGGAACTGCAAACCGTGCTGGAAGACACGCGGCGCGCCACGCGCAGCACCACCGTGCAGCTCAACCAGCTCATCGAACTGGGCGGCAAGCGGGGGGCGCGCGCCGCCGTCGCCCAGCGCGGCGCAGACCTGGCGCAAGCGGGCCTGTCACTGCAGCAGGCGGAAACCCGCGCCGCCGTGACTTCCGCCTTTGTCGACGTGCTGGCGGCGCAGGAAGGCTTGCGCCTGGCCGACAGCGCGCAGGCGCTGGCCGCGCGCGCCAGCGACATCACGGCGCGCCGGGTGACAGCCGGCAAGGCTTCGCCCGTCGAGGAAACCCGCGCCAGGGTCGCCGAAGCGAGCGTGCGGCTGGAGCTGAACCTGGCCCGCAGCACACTGGCCAGCGCCCGCAAGCGCCTGGCCGCCCTGTGGGGCAACGCCACGCCACGCTTCAGTGTCGCCGAAGGACGCCTGGAAACCGTGCCCGAGCTGCCCCCGGCCAGCGAACTGGCGGCGCGCCTGGAGCAAGCCCCGGCCGTGCGCCAGGCGCACAGCGCGCTGGCCCAGCGGCAAGCCATGCTGGACGTGGAACAGCGGCGCGCCACGCCCGACGTCACGCTCAGTATCGGCATGAAGCGTTCGGAAGAGCTGGGCCGCAACCAGGCCATCATCGGCCTGGCCTTGCCGCTGCCCCTGTTCGACCGCAATGCCGGCAACAAGCTCGACGCACTGCGCCGCAGCGACAAGGCCAGCGACGAGCTGGCTGCCGCCCGCATCGCCGTGCAAACGGCCGTGGCCGCCGCTAGCGAACGCCTGGCCACGGCCCGGCTCGACGTGGAAAGCTTGCGCCAGGACATATTGCCCGGCGCCCAGAGCGCCTACGACGCGGCCAGCAAAGGCTTCGAGTTTGGCAAGTTCGCCTTCCTCGACGTGCTCGATGCCCAGCGCACCTTGCTGCAAGCCAAAAACCAATACCTGCGCGCGCTGACGGAAGCGCAGCACGCCGCCGCCGACATCGAGCGCCTGCTGGGCACACCAGCTCCCCTGTAA
- the czcI gene encoding cation efflux protein, CzcI family, which produces MRRFFLILLLFVLPLQMSWAAASAYCLHEEGKAAQHLGHHSHQHKADADKKPAGDKAEQQKKGQPHSDCNVCHGIGHAWLPAGSSLPVGDTASVNADTSPFFYASHIPDAPKRPDWSSAT; this is translated from the coding sequence ATGCGCCGATTCTTCCTCATTTTGCTGCTGTTCGTGCTTCCGCTCCAGATGTCCTGGGCTGCGGCGAGCGCGTATTGCCTGCACGAGGAAGGCAAGGCGGCGCAGCACCTGGGCCACCACAGCCACCAGCACAAGGCCGATGCGGACAAAAAACCCGCCGGCGATAAAGCTGAGCAGCAGAAAAAAGGCCAGCCGCACAGCGATTGCAATGTCTGCCATGGCATCGGCCATGCGTGGCTGCCGGCCGGCTCCAGCCTGCCCGTCGGCGACACGGCCTCCGTGAATGCGGACACTTCCCCCTTCTTTTACGCTTCCCACATCCCGGACGCTCCCAAGCGCCCTGACTGGTCGTCGGCCACCTAG